Proteins encoded within one genomic window of Theobroma cacao cultivar B97-61/B2 chromosome 7, Criollo_cocoa_genome_V2, whole genome shotgun sequence:
- the LOC18594788 gene encoding putative pentatricopeptide repeat-containing protein At3g23330 isoform X2 encodes MGSDRKLKEKKSKKRSTYSSSSASEDEGREKRQRRGEEEEWKSRKKDSKKEKRKDKKSHKHSSDKEKKPKEKGKRKHHKGDRTLKHFQELSNDDYFSKNNEFATWLREEKHVFFSDLSSESARELFSDFVIDWNNQKLGSQYYEGIASGPRTAHNWTFFQKPTELAIRCCRNLLKSKLPLPTTALYTLPSLTRFQLHAIFSIQCPAKEEEEKPGNHATISLSNHPNPEISCFYQKGFSQITRETTGKALHALCIEGLVPLSVFLTNTLINMYSKFGLIDYARYLFDHLSVRNTASWNTIMSGLVHVGLYGDVMFLFCEMRRFGVWPSGFLVSSLITACDRSGCMFIEGIQVHGFVVKIGLLCDVFVGTCLLHFYGAYKRVFDAQTLFEEMPERNVVSWTSLMFGYLDNGDLENVIHLYWEMREEEIACNENTFATVLTACSLLEDESLGLHVFGHVVKSGFENKVSVANSLISMFGSLGSLKEACYVFSHMDERDTISWNSIISAHAQNELCEASLRFFRLMRHVHEKINSTTLATLLSVCSSVDHMKWGRGIHGLVVRLGLDSNLCICNSLLGMYSESGRLDDAEFVFKEMPERDVISWNSMITGNVRDGRSLDALILLIKMLQMKKATNYVTFTSALAACSNAAFIDEGKIVHALVILTGLHENLVVGNASVTMYAKSGMMVEAKKVFRMMPKRNEVTWNALIGGHAENEETDEAVKAFQLMRAEGIKTDYITVSNILGACLTPDDLLKLGMPIHAHVVSTGFESNKYVQNSLITMYARCGDLQSSNYIFDGLPHKNSISWNAIIASNACHGLGEEVLKHIVKMRTAGIDLDQFSFSEGLAATAKLAVLEEGQQLHCVAVKLGFDSDPFVTNAAMDMYGKCGEMDDVLRMLPQPVSRSRLSWNILISAFARHGYFQKARETFHEMLEMGMKPDHVTFVSLLSACSHGGLVDEGIRYYAAMSKEFNVPPAIEHCVCIIDLLGRSGRLAEAETFINEMPVLPDGLVWRSLLASCKIHGNLELGKKAAEHLFELDPSDDSAYVLYSNICATTGKWGDVEDVRSQMGLYNIKKKPACSWVKLKNQVGSFGMGDQTHPQTIEIYAKLGELKKMIKEAGYVPDTSYALQDTDEEQKEHNLWNHSERLALAFGLINTPDGSTIRVFKNLRVCGDCHSVYKFVSGIIKRKIILRDPYRFHHFSGGQCSCSDYW; translated from the exons AAACATTTCCAAGAGCTATCCAATGATGACTATTTTTCTAAGAATAATGAATTTGCTACCTGGCTGAGAGAAGAGAAACATGTGTTTTTCTCTGATCTTTCGTCTGAGTCTGCCCGAGAATTATTCTCAGACTTTGTTATAGACTGGAATAACCAGAAGCTCGGATCTCAATACTATGAAGGCATTGCAAGTGGCCCGCGGACTGCACATAACTGGA ctttcttccaaaAACCAACAGAGCTGGCTATTCGCTGCTGCAGAAACCTTCTCAAATCAAAACTGCCATTACCCACCACTGCTCTCTACACCCTTCCCTCCCTAacccgttttcaacttcacgCCATCTTCTCGATTCAATGCCcagcaaaagaagaagaagaaaaacccGGAAACCATGCCACCATTTCCCTCTCAAACCACCCTAACCCCGAAATCTCATGCTTTTACCAGAAGGGTTTCTCTCAAATCACCCGAGAAACCACTGGCAAAGCCTTACATGCACTTTGCATCGAGGGTTTAGTCCCTCTAAGTGTGTTTTTGACTAATACATTGATCAATATGTACTCGAAGTTTGGTCTTATTGATTACGCTCGGTACCTGTTCGATCATTTGTCTGTTAGGAATACTGCTTCTTGGAACACTATCATGTCCGGCCTTGTTCATGTTGGTTTATATGGAGACGTGATGTTTTTGTTCTGTGAAATGCGGCGTTTTGGTGTTTGGCCTTCCGGGTTTCTGGTTTCGAGCTTGATAACTGCTTGTGATAGGTCGGGTTGTATGTTTATTGAAGGGATTCAAGTTCATGGTTTTGTTGTTAAAATTGGTTTGTTATGTGATGTGTTTGTGGGAACTTGTTTGTTGCATTTTTATGGAGCTTACAAAAGAGTTTTTGATGCGCAAACGCTCTTTGAGGAGATGCCAGAGAGGAATGTTGTTTCTTGGACTTCATTGATGTTTGGATATTTAGATAATGGAGATTTGGAGAATGTTATTCATTTATATTGGGAAATGAGGGAAGAAGAGATTGCTTGTAATGAGAACACATTTGCTACTGTGCTAACTGCTTGTTCGTTGCTTGAAGATGAATCATTGGGTCTTCATGTTTTTGGTCATGTTGTAAAgtctggttttgaaaataaagtttCTGTTGCTAACTCTCTCATATCTATGTTTGGTAGTTTAGGGAGTCTAAAAGAGGCCTGCTATGTTTTTAGTCACATGGATGAACGGGACACAATCTCGTGGAACTCAATAATTTCTGCACATGCTCAGAATGAACTTTGTGAAGCATCGCTGAGATTTTTTCGTCTGATGCGTCATGTtcatgagaaaataaattctactACTCTTGCAACTTTGCTTTCTGTCTGCAGTTCAGTAGATCATATGAAATGGGGCAGAGGAATTCATGGTCTAGTTGTTAGGTTGGGATTGGATTCAAATCTTTGTATATGCAATTCACTTTTAGGTATGTATTCTGAGTCTGGAAGGTTGGATGATGCAGAATTTGTCTTTAAAGAAATGCCAGAGAGGGATGTAATTTCTTGGAATTCCATGATTACCGGTAATGTTAGAGATGGGAGGAGCCTAGATGCCCTAATATTATTGATCAAAATGCTTCAAATGAAAAAGGCAACTAATTATGTGACTTTTACAAGTGCATTGGCAGCTTGTTCAAACGCTGcatttattgatgaaggaaagaTTGTGCATGCCCTTGTAATTCTTACAGGTCTGCATGAGAACTTGGTTGTGGGAAATGCATCAGTTACAATGTATGCAAAGTCTGGTATGATGGTTGAAGCAAAAAAGGTGTTCCGAATGATGCCCAAGCGAAATGAAGTTACTTGGAATGCACTCATTGGTGGCCATgcagaaaatgaagaaacagATGAAGCGGTAAAAGCTTTTCAGTTAATGAGAGCAGAAGGTATAAAAACGGACTACATTACAGTGTCAAATATTCTGGGTGCTTGCTTGACCCCTGATGATTTACTGAAACTCGGGATGCCCATCCATGCACATGTTGTTTCAACAGGATTTGAATCCAATAAATATGTGCAGAATTCCCTTATTACAATGTATGCCAGGTGTGGTGATCTCCAATCAAGTAACTACATCTTTGATGGATTACCTCATAAGAACTCTATCTCATGGAATGCAATTATTGCATCAAATGCTTGTCATGGTCTTGGCGAAGAGGTCTTAAAACATATTGTGAAGATGAGAACTGCTGGCATCGATTTAGATCAGTTCAGCTTCTCTGAAGGTCTTGCTGCTACCGCTAAGTTGGCTGTTTTGGAGGAAGGCCAACAACTCCACTGTGTGGCAGTTAAACTTGGATTTGACTCGGATCCTTTTGTTACAAATGCTGCAATGGATATGTATGGAAAATGTGGGGAAATGGATGATGTTTTAAGAATGCTTCCCCAACCAGTCAGTAGATCACGATTATCATGGAACATATTAATATCAGCTTTTGCCAGACATGGGTATTTTCAGAAGGCAAGAGAAACTTTCCATGAAATGCTAGAAATGGGGATGAAGCCTGACCATGTTACCTTTGTCTCTCTTCTTTCTGCTTGCAGTCATGGGGGCCTGGTGGATGAGGGTATTAGATATTACGCTGCAATGAGCAAAGAGTTTAATGTCCCACCAGCAATAGAACATTGTGTATGTATAATTGATCTTCTAGGACGATCAGGAAGGCTTGCTGAGGCTGAAACTTTTATCAATGAAATGCCTGTCCTGCCAGATGGTCTTGTCTGGCGGAGCTTGTTGGCTTCATGTAAAATCCATGGCAATTTGGAACTTGGGAAGAAAGCTGCAGAACATCTTTTTGAGTTGGACCCATCAGATGACTCTGCATATGTTCTATATTCTAATATTTGTGCAACTACTGGGAAATGGGGGGATGTAGAGGATGTAAGGAGTCAAATGGGGTTGTATAACATAAAGAAGAAACCTGCGTGCAGTTGGGTGAAGTTGAAGAACCAGGTGGGTTCGTTTGGAATGGGGGACCAAACACATCCTCAGACCATTGAAATATATGCGAAGTTGGGAGAGCTTAAGAAAATGATTAAAGAAGCAGGTTATGTTCCTGATACTAGCTATGCATTGCAAGACACAgatgaagaacaaaaggagCATAATCTTTGGAACCACAGTGAGAGACTTGCCCTTGCATTTGGACTGATAAATACTCCAGATGGTTCAACTATTAGAGTTTTCAAGAACCTTCGTGTTTGTGGTGATTGCCATTCTGTTTACAAGTTTGTCAGTGGAATTATCAAgcgaaaaattatattaaggGATCCTTACCGGTTCCACCATTTTAGTGGTGGCCAATGTTCTTGTTCTGACTACTGGTGA
- the LOC18594788 gene encoding pentatricopeptide repeat-containing protein At3g24000, mitochondrial isoform X1: MYSKFGLIDYARYLFDHLSVRNTASWNTIMSGLVHVGLYGDVMFLFCEMRRFGVWPSGFLVSSLITACDRSGCMFIEGIQVHGFVVKIGLLCDVFVGTCLLHFYGAYKRVFDAQTLFEEMPERNVVSWTSLMFGYLDNGDLENVIHLYWEMREEEIACNENTFATVLTACSLLEDESLGLHVFGHVVKSGFENKVSVANSLISMFGSLGSLKEACYVFSHMDERDTISWNSIISAHAQNELCEASLRFFRLMRHVHEKINSTTLATLLSVCSSVDHMKWGRGIHGLVVRLGLDSNLCICNSLLGMYSESGRLDDAEFVFKEMPERDVISWNSMITGNVRDGRSLDALILLIKMLQMKKATNYVTFTSALAACSNAAFIDEGKIVHALVILTGLHENLVVGNASVTMYAKSGMMVEAKKVFRMMPKRNEVTWNALIGGHAENEETDEAVKAFQLMRAEGIKTDYITVSNILGACLTPDDLLKLGMPIHAHVVSTGFESNKYVQNSLITMYARCGDLQSSNYIFDGLPHKNSISWNAIIASNACHGLGEEVLKHIVKMRTAGIDLDQFSFSEGLAATAKLAVLEEGQQLHCVAVKLGFDSDPFVTNAAMDMYGKCGEMDDVLRMLPQPVSRSRLSWNILISAFARHGYFQKARETFHEMLEMGMKPDHVTFVSLLSACSHGGLVDEGIRYYAAMSKEFNVPPAIEHCVCIIDLLGRSGRLAEAETFINEMPVLPDGLVWRSLLASCKIHGNLELGKKAAEHLFELDPSDDSAYVLYSNICATTGKWGDVEDVRSQMGLYNIKKKPACSWVKLKNQVGSFGMGDQTHPQTIEIYAKLGELKKMIKEAGYVPDTSYALQDTDEEQKEHNLWNHSERLALAFGLINTPDGSTIRVFKNLRVCGDCHSVYKFVSGIIKRKIILRDPYRFHHFSGGQCSCSDYW; encoded by the coding sequence ATGTACTCGAAGTTTGGTCTTATTGATTACGCTCGGTACCTGTTCGATCATTTGTCTGTTAGGAATACTGCTTCTTGGAACACTATCATGTCCGGCCTTGTTCATGTTGGTTTATATGGAGACGTGATGTTTTTGTTCTGTGAAATGCGGCGTTTTGGTGTTTGGCCTTCCGGGTTTCTGGTTTCGAGCTTGATAACTGCTTGTGATAGGTCGGGTTGTATGTTTATTGAAGGGATTCAAGTTCATGGTTTTGTTGTTAAAATTGGTTTGTTATGTGATGTGTTTGTGGGAACTTGTTTGTTGCATTTTTATGGAGCTTACAAAAGAGTTTTTGATGCGCAAACGCTCTTTGAGGAGATGCCAGAGAGGAATGTTGTTTCTTGGACTTCATTGATGTTTGGATATTTAGATAATGGAGATTTGGAGAATGTTATTCATTTATATTGGGAAATGAGGGAAGAAGAGATTGCTTGTAATGAGAACACATTTGCTACTGTGCTAACTGCTTGTTCGTTGCTTGAAGATGAATCATTGGGTCTTCATGTTTTTGGTCATGTTGTAAAgtctggttttgaaaataaagtttCTGTTGCTAACTCTCTCATATCTATGTTTGGTAGTTTAGGGAGTCTAAAAGAGGCCTGCTATGTTTTTAGTCACATGGATGAACGGGACACAATCTCGTGGAACTCAATAATTTCTGCACATGCTCAGAATGAACTTTGTGAAGCATCGCTGAGATTTTTTCGTCTGATGCGTCATGTtcatgagaaaataaattctactACTCTTGCAACTTTGCTTTCTGTCTGCAGTTCAGTAGATCATATGAAATGGGGCAGAGGAATTCATGGTCTAGTTGTTAGGTTGGGATTGGATTCAAATCTTTGTATATGCAATTCACTTTTAGGTATGTATTCTGAGTCTGGAAGGTTGGATGATGCAGAATTTGTCTTTAAAGAAATGCCAGAGAGGGATGTAATTTCTTGGAATTCCATGATTACCGGTAATGTTAGAGATGGGAGGAGCCTAGATGCCCTAATATTATTGATCAAAATGCTTCAAATGAAAAAGGCAACTAATTATGTGACTTTTACAAGTGCATTGGCAGCTTGTTCAAACGCTGcatttattgatgaaggaaagaTTGTGCATGCCCTTGTAATTCTTACAGGTCTGCATGAGAACTTGGTTGTGGGAAATGCATCAGTTACAATGTATGCAAAGTCTGGTATGATGGTTGAAGCAAAAAAGGTGTTCCGAATGATGCCCAAGCGAAATGAAGTTACTTGGAATGCACTCATTGGTGGCCATgcagaaaatgaagaaacagATGAAGCGGTAAAAGCTTTTCAGTTAATGAGAGCAGAAGGTATAAAAACGGACTACATTACAGTGTCAAATATTCTGGGTGCTTGCTTGACCCCTGATGATTTACTGAAACTCGGGATGCCCATCCATGCACATGTTGTTTCAACAGGATTTGAATCCAATAAATATGTGCAGAATTCCCTTATTACAATGTATGCCAGGTGTGGTGATCTCCAATCAAGTAACTACATCTTTGATGGATTACCTCATAAGAACTCTATCTCATGGAATGCAATTATTGCATCAAATGCTTGTCATGGTCTTGGCGAAGAGGTCTTAAAACATATTGTGAAGATGAGAACTGCTGGCATCGATTTAGATCAGTTCAGCTTCTCTGAAGGTCTTGCTGCTACCGCTAAGTTGGCTGTTTTGGAGGAAGGCCAACAACTCCACTGTGTGGCAGTTAAACTTGGATTTGACTCGGATCCTTTTGTTACAAATGCTGCAATGGATATGTATGGAAAATGTGGGGAAATGGATGATGTTTTAAGAATGCTTCCCCAACCAGTCAGTAGATCACGATTATCATGGAACATATTAATATCAGCTTTTGCCAGACATGGGTATTTTCAGAAGGCAAGAGAAACTTTCCATGAAATGCTAGAAATGGGGATGAAGCCTGACCATGTTACCTTTGTCTCTCTTCTTTCTGCTTGCAGTCATGGGGGCCTGGTGGATGAGGGTATTAGATATTACGCTGCAATGAGCAAAGAGTTTAATGTCCCACCAGCAATAGAACATTGTGTATGTATAATTGATCTTCTAGGACGATCAGGAAGGCTTGCTGAGGCTGAAACTTTTATCAATGAAATGCCTGTCCTGCCAGATGGTCTTGTCTGGCGGAGCTTGTTGGCTTCATGTAAAATCCATGGCAATTTGGAACTTGGGAAGAAAGCTGCAGAACATCTTTTTGAGTTGGACCCATCAGATGACTCTGCATATGTTCTATATTCTAATATTTGTGCAACTACTGGGAAATGGGGGGATGTAGAGGATGTAAGGAGTCAAATGGGGTTGTATAACATAAAGAAGAAACCTGCGTGCAGTTGGGTGAAGTTGAAGAACCAGGTGGGTTCGTTTGGAATGGGGGACCAAACACATCCTCAGACCATTGAAATATATGCGAAGTTGGGAGAGCTTAAGAAAATGATTAAAGAAGCAGGTTATGTTCCTGATACTAGCTATGCATTGCAAGACACAgatgaagaacaaaaggagCATAATCTTTGGAACCACAGTGAGAGACTTGCCCTTGCATTTGGACTGATAAATACTCCAGATGGTTCAACTATTAGAGTTTTCAAGAACCTTCGTGTTTGTGGTGATTGCCATTCTGTTTACAAGTTTGTCAGTGGAATTATCAAgcgaaaaattatattaaggGATCCTTACCGGTTCCACCATTTTAGTGGTGGCCAATGTTCTTGTTCTGACTACTGGTGA